One Amorphoplanes digitatis genomic window carries:
- a CDS encoding HAMP domain-containing sensor histidine kinase, producing the protein MAYVSAATTAIAALAFLVPLGWELRQDHREQAISAAEQRSAKVAGAVVSGANAKALDAAVAGAGGGLIVHPPGATGNTRAGADDVLDAAKGTEPLVIDVDGGLVVLEPARTGNKTSVVEVFVSDDELSAGTARDLWILLGIMLGLVLGSVIVVDRLARGAVTSVRGLVHAAMAVGGGDLGVRIHPSGPRELAEAGYAFNRMADRLVTSRTSERELVADLSHRLRTPLTVLRLDAEALDPDDTHIGEYSAAELDRRRGIRRIRQAIVTLEAEVDQLINTTRQAVAAQVAAPEEGVCDASEVVRDRMVFWSALAGDQNRQYRVVGAHLRIPVPVARAELAAALDAVLGNVFRYTPQGTAFEVGITRRDGWAAVRVDDAGPGIDDPEKALRRGESEQGSTGLGLDIARRAAQATGGSVSIDRAAMGGASVVMLLADAEALPKQASRFGLVGRLARERDPVKRMWPHQRTDET; encoded by the coding sequence CTGGCCTACGTCAGCGCCGCCACCACCGCCATCGCCGCACTCGCGTTCCTGGTCCCGCTGGGCTGGGAGCTGCGTCAGGACCACCGTGAACAGGCCATCTCCGCCGCCGAGCAGCGCAGCGCCAAGGTCGCGGGCGCCGTCGTGTCCGGCGCGAACGCCAAGGCGCTCGACGCCGCCGTCGCGGGCGCGGGCGGCGGCCTGATCGTGCACCCGCCGGGCGCGACCGGTAACACCCGCGCCGGCGCCGACGACGTGCTCGACGCGGCCAAGGGCACCGAGCCCCTCGTGATCGATGTGGACGGCGGCCTGGTGGTGCTGGAGCCCGCCCGGACCGGCAACAAGACGTCGGTCGTCGAGGTCTTCGTCAGCGACGACGAGCTGAGCGCGGGCACCGCCCGCGACCTGTGGATCCTGCTCGGCATCATGCTGGGCCTGGTCCTCGGCTCGGTGATCGTGGTGGACCGGCTCGCCCGCGGCGCGGTCACCTCGGTGCGCGGCCTGGTGCACGCCGCGATGGCCGTCGGCGGCGGCGACCTGGGCGTGCGCATCCACCCGTCCGGCCCGCGCGAGCTGGCCGAGGCCGGGTACGCGTTCAACCGCATGGCCGACCGGCTGGTCACCTCGCGCACCAGCGAGCGGGAGCTGGTCGCCGACCTGTCGCACCGGTTGCGGACCCCGCTGACGGTGCTGCGCCTGGACGCCGAGGCGCTGGACCCCGACGACACGCACATCGGCGAGTACTCCGCGGCCGAGCTGGACCGGCGGCGCGGGATACGGCGGATCAGGCAGGCGATCGTCACCCTCGAGGCCGAGGTCGACCAGCTGATCAACACCACCCGCCAGGCGGTCGCCGCACAGGTCGCCGCGCCCGAGGAGGGCGTCTGCGACGCGAGCGAGGTGGTCCGCGACCGGATGGTCTTCTGGTCGGCGCTCGCCGGCGACCAGAACCGGCAGTACCGGGTGGTCGGCGCGCACCTGCGCATCCCCGTGCCGGTGGCGCGGGCGGAGCTGGCCGCGGCGCTCGACGCCGTGCTCGGCAACGTGTTCCGCTACACCCCGCAGGGCACGGCGTTCGAGGTGGGCATCACCCGTCGCGACGGATGGGCGGCGGTCCGGGTCGACGACGCGGGGCCGGGCATCGACGACCCGGAGAAGGCTTTGCGCCGCGGCGAGAGCGAGCAGGGCTCGACCGGCCTCGGCCTGGACATCGCGCGGCGGGCCGCGCAGGCAACCGGCGGCTCGGTGAGCATCGACCGGGCCGCGATGGGCGGTGCCAGCGTGGTGATGCTGCTTGCCGACGCCGAGGCCCTGCCGAAACAGGCGAGCCGGTTCGGGCTGGTCGGGCGGCTGGCCCGGGAACGCGATCCGGTGAAGCGCATGTGGCCGCATCAGCGCACGGACGAGACGTGA
- a CDS encoding response regulator transcription factor — MATVLLVEDDHVVRGAMLRSLADRGHAVHAVGTALDALRRVAAETPDLVVLDLGLPDLDGSDALRMLRGITDIPIIIATARDDEQTVVRLLRAGADDYMVKPFTGAHLDARITTVLRRVGRASRTTQPAVHEVGDLRVDIGERSASLAEQPLALTRKEFDLLAYLAARPGRVVSRRELLEEVWRQPSVGEDQTIDVHLYWLRRKLGESAAKPRYLRTVRGVGFRLVAPD; from the coding sequence ATGGCCACGGTGTTGCTCGTCGAAGACGACCACGTCGTGCGCGGTGCGATGCTCCGGTCGCTGGCCGACCGGGGACACGCCGTGCACGCCGTCGGTACGGCTCTCGACGCACTGCGCCGAGTCGCCGCGGAGACCCCTGACCTGGTGGTGCTCGACCTGGGCCTGCCCGACCTGGACGGCTCGGACGCGCTGCGGATGCTGCGCGGCATCACCGACATCCCGATCATCATCGCTACGGCGCGTGACGATGAGCAGACGGTCGTCCGCCTGCTCCGGGCCGGTGCCGACGACTACATGGTCAAGCCGTTCACCGGCGCCCACCTGGACGCGCGCATCACCACCGTGCTGCGCCGCGTCGGCCGGGCCAGCCGGACCACCCAGCCCGCCGTGCACGAGGTCGGCGACCTGCGGGTGGACATCGGCGAACGCAGCGCCAGCCTGGCGGAGCAGCCGCTGGCACTGACCCGCAAGGAGTTCGACCTGCTGGCTTACCTGGCCGCCCGACCGGGCCGGGTCGTCTCGCGTCGTGAGCTGTTGGAGGAGGTATGGCGACAGCCGTCAGTCGGCGAGGACCAGACGATCGACGTGCATCTGTACTGGCTACGTCGGAAACTGGGCGAGTCCGCGGCGAAGCCTCGTTACCTGCGCACCGTGCGGGGGGTCGGATTCCGGTTGGTGGCGCCGGACTGA
- the thrS gene encoding threonine--tRNA ligase has product MSAPRTQVVADALVVPAGTTAADAVAAAGLPAAGPKAIVVVRDPAGRLRDLNWAPELDTEVTPVPLDSPDGLNVLRHSTAHVLAQAVQDVFPEAKLGIGPPIENGFYYDFDVAKPFVPEDLAKLEKRMQEIVKSGQTFRRREYGSLDEAKVELANEPYKLELVDIKGDIDDAEVMEVGGGELTHYDNINKDGERVWGDLCRGPHLPSTRLIGAFKLMRSAAAYWRGSEKNPQLQRIYGTAWPTRDELKAYQKLLEEAARRDHRKLGADLDLFSFPEELGSGLPVFHPKGGIIRREMENYSRQKHEEAGYSFVNTPHITKGHLFETSGHLDWYADGMFPPMEMEGANYYLKPMNCPFHDLIFRSRGRSYRELPLRMFEFGTVYRYEKSGVVHGLTRVRGMTQDDAHIFCSDDQLEAELTSLLTFVLQLLKDYGLDDFYLELSTRNPEKSVGTEENWEIATETLRRVATESGLDLVPDPGGAAFYGPKISVQAKDAIGRTWQMSTIQLDFNLPERFELEYSAADGTRKRPIMIHRALFGSIERFFGVLTEHYAGAFPAWLAPVQVVGIPIRDDHADYLGEFVARLRKEGIRAEVDYSDDRMQKKIRTAQQQKIPFMAIAGDDDVNGGTVSFRYRDGSQRNGVPLDEAVAHVVEVVRSRVNTGPSAA; this is encoded by the coding sequence GTGTCTGCACCCCGTACCCAAGTCGTGGCCGACGCCCTAGTCGTCCCGGCCGGGACTACGGCGGCCGACGCGGTGGCCGCCGCCGGCCTTCCCGCCGCGGGCCCGAAGGCGATCGTCGTCGTGCGCGATCCGGCCGGCCGGCTCCGCGACCTGAACTGGGCGCCGGAGCTGGACACCGAGGTCACCCCGGTGCCGCTCGACTCGCCCGACGGGCTCAACGTGCTGCGCCACTCGACCGCGCACGTGCTCGCCCAGGCCGTGCAGGACGTCTTCCCGGAGGCGAAGCTCGGCATCGGGCCGCCGATCGAGAACGGCTTCTACTACGACTTCGACGTCGCCAAGCCGTTCGTGCCCGAGGATCTGGCGAAGCTCGAGAAGCGGATGCAGGAGATCGTCAAGTCCGGACAGACCTTCCGGCGCCGCGAGTACGGCTCGCTGGACGAGGCCAAGGTCGAGCTGGCGAACGAGCCGTACAAGCTGGAGCTCGTCGACATCAAGGGCGACATCGACGACGCCGAGGTCATGGAGGTGGGCGGCGGCGAGCTGACCCACTACGACAACATCAACAAGGACGGCGAGCGCGTCTGGGGCGACCTGTGCCGCGGGCCGCACCTGCCCAGCACCCGGCTGATCGGCGCGTTCAAGCTGATGCGCAGCGCGGCCGCGTACTGGCGGGGCAGCGAGAAGAACCCCCAGCTACAGCGGATCTACGGCACCGCGTGGCCGACCCGCGACGAGCTGAAGGCGTACCAGAAGCTGCTGGAGGAGGCCGCCCGCCGCGACCACCGCAAGCTCGGCGCCGACCTCGACCTGTTCTCCTTCCCGGAGGAGCTGGGTTCCGGTCTGCCGGTCTTCCACCCCAAGGGCGGCATCATCCGCCGCGAGATGGAGAACTACTCGCGGCAGAAGCACGAGGAGGCCGGCTACTCCTTCGTGAACACCCCGCACATCACCAAGGGGCACCTGTTCGAGACCTCCGGGCACCTCGACTGGTACGCGGACGGCATGTTCCCGCCCATGGAGATGGAGGGCGCGAACTACTACCTCAAGCCGATGAACTGCCCGTTCCACGACCTGATCTTCCGGTCCCGGGGACGGTCCTACCGCGAGCTGCCGCTGCGCATGTTCGAGTTCGGCACCGTCTACCGCTACGAGAAGTCCGGCGTCGTGCACGGCCTCACCCGGGTCCGCGGCATGACCCAGGACGACGCGCACATCTTCTGCTCCGACGACCAGCTCGAGGCCGAGCTGACCTCGCTGCTCACCTTCGTGTTGCAGCTGCTCAAGGACTACGGCCTCGACGACTTCTACCTGGAGCTGTCCACCCGCAACCCGGAGAAGTCGGTCGGCACCGAGGAGAACTGGGAGATCGCCACCGAGACCCTGCGCCGGGTCGCCACCGAGTCCGGCCTGGACCTGGTGCCGGACCCGGGCGGCGCGGCGTTCTACGGCCCGAAGATCAGCGTGCAGGCCAAGGACGCGATCGGCCGGACCTGGCAGATGTCGACGATCCAGCTCGACTTCAACCTGCCGGAGCGCTTCGAGCTCGAGTACTCGGCGGCGGACGGCACCCGCAAGCGGCCGATCATGATCCACCGGGCGCTGTTCGGCTCGATCGAGCGCTTCTTCGGCGTGCTCACCGAGCACTACGCGGGCGCGTTCCCGGCCTGGCTGGCGCCGGTGCAGGTGGTCGGCATCCCGATCCGCGACGACCACGCGGACTACCTGGGCGAGTTCGTGGCCCGGCTCCGCAAGGAGGGCATCCGCGCGGAGGTGGACTACTCCGACGACCGGATGCAGAAGAAGATCCGCACCGCGCAGCAGCAGAAGATCCCGTTCATGGCGATCGCCGGCGACGACGACGTGAACGGTGGGACCGTCTCGTTCCGCTACCGCGACGGCTCCCAGCGCAACGGGGTGCCGCTGGACGAGGCGGTGGCGCACGTCGTCGAGGTCGTGCGCTCGCGGGTCAACACCGGGCCGTCCGCGGCCTGA
- a CDS encoding HIT family protein, whose protein sequence is MAYITGEGRPEGGYEKPAGCPFCVAPGLPEGESLVVARGLLVYAVLNLYPYNPGHLLVCPYRHVADYTELTDQETAEVAAFTRRAMRVIRHASSPHGFNLGMNQGAVAGAGIAAHLHQHVVPRWGGDGNFMPVIGRTKVLPQLLGDTRALLVKSWAEVTD, encoded by the coding sequence ATGGCGTACATCACCGGCGAGGGCCGCCCCGAGGGCGGCTACGAGAAGCCGGCCGGATGCCCGTTCTGCGTCGCGCCGGGCCTGCCCGAGGGCGAGAGCCTGGTGGTGGCGCGCGGCCTGCTGGTGTACGCGGTGCTCAACCTCTATCCGTACAACCCCGGGCACCTGCTCGTCTGCCCTTACCGGCACGTCGCCGACTACACCGAGCTGACCGATCAGGAGACCGCCGAGGTGGCCGCGTTCACCCGGCGGGCGATGCGGGTGATCCGGCATGCGAGCAGCCCGCACGGCTTCAACCTCGGCATGAACCAGGGTGCGGTGGCCGGCGCCGGGATCGCCGCGCACCTGCACCAGCACGTGGTGCCGCGCTGGGGCGGCGACGGCAACTTCATGCCGGTGATCGGGCGGACCAAGGTGCTGCCGCAGCTGCTCGGCGACACCCGGGCCCTACTGGTGAAGTCCTGGGCCGAGGTCACCGACTAG
- a CDS encoding TetR/AcrR family transcriptional regulator, which yields MGHREDLLAGAKRCLYEKGYARTTARDIVAASGTNLGSIGYHYGSTRSLMNAAMLSAIEEWGEAIGAALATGADDGTDDPLVRYWRRVIGTLGTHRELWLASVEAMLQSEHSPELKAQIAAGMEQGRRGLAALLTARDEDSLDEPTVRTVGSVSLALMSGVMTQWLTDPEHAPSAEQIAAGVRALAGVPGLVGDLGPGLHQ from the coding sequence ATGGGACACCGCGAAGACCTGCTCGCCGGAGCCAAGCGCTGCCTGTACGAGAAGGGCTACGCGCGCACCACCGCGCGGGACATCGTCGCGGCCTCCGGCACCAACCTCGGCTCGATCGGCTACCACTACGGCTCGACGCGGAGCCTGATGAACGCGGCGATGCTCAGCGCGATCGAGGAGTGGGGCGAGGCGATCGGTGCGGCCCTGGCCACCGGGGCCGACGACGGGACCGACGATCCGCTGGTGCGCTACTGGCGGCGGGTGATCGGCACCCTCGGCACCCATCGCGAGCTCTGGCTGGCCAGCGTCGAGGCGATGCTCCAGAGCGAGCACTCCCCCGAGCTCAAGGCCCAGATCGCCGCCGGCATGGAGCAGGGCCGGCGCGGCCTGGCCGCGCTGCTCACGGCCCGCGACGAGGACAGCCTCGACGAGCCGACGGTACGCACGGTCGGATCGGTGTCGCTGGCGCTGATGTCGGGCGTGATGACCCAGTGGCTGACGGACCCCGAGCACGCGCCGTCGGCCGAGCAGATCGCCGCCGGGGTCCGCGCCCTGGCCGGCGTGCCCGGTCTAGTCGGTGACCTCGGCCCAGGACTTCACCAGTAG
- a CDS encoding FAD-dependent monooxygenase: MTNREVLISGAGLAGPALAHQLHRNGFVPTVVERAPALRDGGYKVDIRGAATEVLKRMGLFEAARAADTGMRHVTYVRRDGRQLARLDADLLMGRRGDDLEVMRTDLTRILHDATAADVEYVFGDAVAAMAEDADGVEVTFASGTVRRFALVVGADGLHSATRRMAIGEVPLRHLGAHISIFDVPDDLGLDREEVFYTEPGRMVFAYSTGSGAPTKVGLVFGSESPVLDRSVIEERFAGMGWQVPRFLEVLRGTRDVYFDSLSQIELPRWSAGRVVLLGDAAYCPSPAAGQGTSMALVGAYVLAGELAAAAGEHRAAFGSYEAALRPYVERNLAFGRKMAGDMVPGGRLSLAVRNYGMRTLKYHPLRHQLIERITRPLHEAANAIELPSHPMAPAV; the protein is encoded by the coding sequence ATGACGAATCGCGAGGTACTGATCTCCGGTGCCGGCCTCGCCGGCCCCGCCCTGGCACACCAGCTGCACCGCAACGGCTTCGTGCCGACGGTCGTCGAGCGGGCGCCGGCCCTGCGCGACGGCGGCTACAAGGTGGACATCCGGGGCGCCGCCACCGAGGTGCTCAAGCGGATGGGGCTGTTCGAGGCCGCCCGCGCCGCCGACACCGGCATGCGGCACGTCACCTACGTCCGGCGCGACGGCCGGCAGCTCGCGCGGCTCGACGCCGACCTGCTGATGGGCCGGCGCGGCGACGACCTCGAGGTCATGCGCACGGACCTCACCCGGATCCTGCACGACGCGACCGCCGCCGACGTCGAGTACGTCTTCGGCGACGCCGTCGCCGCGATGGCCGAGGACGCCGACGGCGTCGAGGTGACCTTCGCGAGCGGCACCGTCCGGCGCTTCGCCCTCGTCGTCGGCGCGGACGGGCTGCACTCGGCCACCCGCAGGATGGCCATAGGCGAGGTGCCGCTACGCCACCTCGGCGCGCACATCTCGATCTTCGACGTGCCGGACGACCTCGGCCTGGACCGCGAGGAGGTCTTCTACACCGAGCCCGGCCGGATGGTCTTCGCCTACAGCACCGGCAGCGGGGCACCGACCAAGGTCGGGCTGGTGTTCGGGTCCGAATCGCCGGTGCTGGACCGGTCGGTGATCGAGGAGCGGTTCGCCGGGATGGGCTGGCAGGTGCCGCGCTTCCTTGAGGTGCTGCGCGGCACCCGCGACGTCTACTTCGACTCGCTGAGCCAGATCGAGCTGCCGCGCTGGTCCGCCGGCCGGGTCGTCCTGCTCGGCGACGCGGCGTACTGCCCCTCGCCGGCCGCGGGACAGGGCACCAGCATGGCGCTGGTCGGCGCCTATGTGCTGGCCGGCGAGCTGGCGGCGGCCGCGGGCGAGCACCGGGCCGCGTTCGGCTCCTACGAGGCGGCGCTGCGGCCGTACGTGGAACGCAATCTCGCCTTCGGCCGCAAGATGGCCGGCGACATGGTCCCCGGCGGCCGGCTGTCGCTGGCCGTGCGCAACTACGGCATGCGGACGCTGAAGTACCACCCGCTCCGGCACCAGCTCATCGAGCGGATCACCCGGCCGCTGCACGAGGCGGCCAACGCCATCGAGCTGCCTTCCCACCCGATGGCGCCGGCCGTCTGA
- a CDS encoding elongation factor G-like protein EF-G2, whose protein sequence is MTQKIQEKGLTAAVVTEPGRVRNVVLVGHSGAGKTTLIEALLAATGTISRAGTVVDGTTVTDHDPAAVRQQRSVSLSCAPLVHDGVKINLLDTPGYADFVGELRAGLRAADAAVFVVSAVDGVDEATVVLWEECAAIGMPRAVTITRLDHPRADYEGTLQDCQEAFGENVMPIYQPMLGDDGQSVVGLLGLVSLRVLDYSAGYPPQARDAEPEHLNPIKDDRDLLIEGIIAESEDETLMDRYVAGELISTDTLVPDLEKAVARGNFYPVIPVCAETGVGLDALLDGMVSSAPSPLEHELPVVTGVDGTPRPPLVCDPDGPLVAEVVKTTIDRHVGRVSLVRVFSGTLRPELVVHVSGHGLAERGHADHDADERIAHVYSPLGSQLREVGSCVAGDICAITKSGSAETGDTLSGKDRPLLMEPWTMPEPLLPIAVVAKSRSDEDAMARNLARLVAGDPTLRLERNPDTHQLVLWCMGESHADVVLDRLRSGGVELDTEPVKVSLRETFGAAAKGHGRHVKQSGGHGQYAVCSIEVEPLPRGTGFEFVDRVVGGAVPHNYIPSVEKGVRAQLERGIVAGYPVVDLRVTLVDGKAHSVDSSDAAFQTAGALALRTAAEQGQIALLEPVDEIVVRVPDTYVGAVMSDLSGRRGRPLGTESEENGEHSLVRAEVPATELVRYAVELRALTSGTGTFTRTYARHEPMPAHLADAVRKEHAAR, encoded by the coding sequence ATGACGCAGAAGATCCAGGAGAAGGGGCTCACCGCGGCGGTGGTGACCGAGCCCGGCAGGGTACGCAACGTGGTGCTGGTAGGCCACTCCGGCGCGGGCAAGACGACGCTGATCGAGGCACTGCTCGCCGCGACCGGCACGATCTCGCGCGCGGGCACGGTGGTCGACGGCACCACGGTGACCGACCACGACCCTGCGGCCGTACGCCAGCAGCGGTCCGTCTCCCTCTCGTGCGCCCCGCTGGTGCACGACGGAGTGAAGATCAATCTGCTCGACACCCCCGGCTACGCCGACTTCGTCGGCGAACTGCGCGCCGGTCTGCGCGCGGCGGACGCCGCCGTCTTCGTGGTGTCGGCCGTCGACGGCGTGGACGAGGCCACCGTCGTGCTCTGGGAGGAGTGCGCCGCGATCGGCATGCCCCGGGCTGTGACGATCACCCGGCTGGACCACCCGCGCGCCGACTACGAGGGCACCCTCCAGGACTGCCAGGAGGCGTTCGGCGAGAACGTCATGCCCATCTACCAGCCCATGCTCGGCGACGACGGCCAGTCCGTCGTCGGCCTGCTCGGGCTGGTCAGCCTGCGGGTGCTGGACTACTCGGCCGGCTACCCGCCGCAGGCCCGCGACGCCGAGCCCGAGCACCTGAACCCCATCAAGGACGACCGCGACCTGCTCATCGAGGGGATCATCGCCGAGAGCGAGGACGAGACCCTGATGGACCGGTACGTGGCCGGCGAGCTGATCAGCACCGACACGCTCGTGCCCGACCTGGAGAAGGCCGTGGCCCGGGGCAACTTCTACCCGGTCATCCCGGTCTGCGCGGAGACCGGCGTCGGGCTGGACGCGCTCCTGGACGGCATGGTCAGCAGCGCCCCGTCGCCGCTCGAACACGAGCTGCCGGTGGTCACCGGCGTCGACGGCACCCCGCGGCCGCCGCTGGTCTGCGACCCGGACGGCCCGCTGGTCGCCGAGGTGGTCAAGACGACGATCGACCGGCACGTCGGCCGGGTCTCGCTGGTCCGGGTCTTCTCCGGCACGCTGCGCCCCGAGCTGGTCGTGCACGTCTCCGGGCACGGCCTGGCCGAGCGCGGCCACGCCGACCACGACGCCGACGAGCGCATCGCGCACGTCTACTCCCCGCTCGGCTCCCAGCTGCGCGAGGTGGGCTCCTGCGTCGCCGGCGACATCTGCGCGATCACCAAGTCCGGCAGCGCCGAGACCGGCGACACCCTCTCCGGCAAGGACAGGCCGCTGCTGATGGAGCCCTGGACGATGCCCGAGCCGCTGCTGCCGATCGCGGTCGTGGCGAAGTCCCGCTCCGACGAGGACGCCATGGCCAGGAACCTGGCCCGGCTCGTGGCCGGTGACCCGACGCTGCGGCTGGAGCGCAACCCGGACACCCACCAGCTGGTGCTCTGGTGCATGGGCGAGTCGCACGCCGACGTCGTCCTGGACCGGCTCCGCTCGGGCGGCGTCGAGCTGGACACCGAGCCGGTGAAGGTCTCGCTGCGCGAGACGTTCGGCGCGGCGGCGAAGGGCCACGGCCGGCACGTCAAGCAGTCCGGCGGCCACGGCCAGTACGCCGTCTGCTCCATCGAGGTCGAGCCGCTGCCCCGGGGCACCGGCTTCGAGTTCGTGGACCGGGTGGTGGGCGGCGCGGTGCCGCACAACTACATCCCGTCGGTGGAGAAGGGCGTACGCGCGCAGCTCGAGCGGGGCATCGTCGCCGGATACCCCGTCGTCGACCTGCGGGTGACCCTGGTGGACGGCAAGGCGCACAGCGTCGACTCCTCCGACGCGGCGTTCCAGACCGCCGGGGCGCTGGCCCTGCGCACCGCGGCCGAGCAGGGCCAGATCGCGCTGCTCGAGCCGGTGGACGAGATCGTGGTGCGGGTGCCGGACACCTACGTGGGCGCGGTGATGAGCGACCTGTCCGGCCGCCGCGGCCGCCCGCTGGGCACCGAGTCCGAGGAGAACGGCGAGCACAGCCTGGTCCGGGCCGAGGTGCCCGCCACCGAGCTGGTCCGCTACGCGGTAGAGCTGCGGGCCCTGACCTCGGGCACGGGCACCTTCACCCGGACCTACGCCCGGCACGAGCCGATGCCGGCGCACCTGGCCGACGCGGTCCGCAAGGAGCACGCCGCCAGGTGA
- the pgsA gene encoding phosphatidylinositol phosphate synthase, which translates to MAKIVSVPARALVSYVLNPAARFLLRLGVTPNMVTVAGTVGVLIGALGFGARGELFWGTVIVTAFALTDALDGTMARMRGPSGKFGALLDSSMDRLADAAVFGAVAYYLAGLGNPYGGLVAALICLAAGQVVSYVKARAQSLGLDADVGIAERLERLLIVGVGGLLGAAGLEWGLPATLWFLAVLSLITVLQRLVHAAKSDKAPAAGDPA; encoded by the coding sequence ATGGCAAAGATCGTCAGCGTGCCCGCGCGCGCACTCGTGTCGTACGTCCTCAATCCCGCCGCCCGATTCCTGCTCCGCCTCGGTGTCACCCCCAACATGGTCACCGTCGCCGGCACCGTCGGCGTCCTGATCGGCGCGCTGGGCTTCGGCGCGCGCGGCGAGCTCTTCTGGGGCACGGTGATCGTCACCGCGTTCGCGCTCACCGACGCCCTCGACGGGACGATGGCCCGCATGCGCGGCCCGTCCGGCAAGTTCGGCGCGCTGCTCGACTCGTCGATGGACCGGCTCGCCGACGCCGCCGTGTTCGGCGCCGTCGCCTACTACCTGGCCGGCCTGGGCAATCCGTACGGTGGCCTGGTCGCCGCGCTGATCTGCCTCGCCGCGGGACAGGTCGTCTCCTACGTCAAGGCCCGCGCGCAGAGCCTCGGCCTGGACGCGGACGTCGGCATCGCCGAGCGCCTCGAGCGGCTGCTCATCGTCGGCGTCGGCGGCCTGCTCGGCGCCGCCGGCCTGGAGTGGGGCCTGCCGGCCACGCTATGGTTCCTCGCCGTGCTGTCACTCATCACGGTCCTTCAGCGACTGGTCCACGCCGCGAAGTCGGACAAGGCTCCCGCCGCGGGTGACCCGGCGTGA
- a CDS encoding phosphatidylinositol mannoside acyltransferase, which yields MSSGRDRLTELGYAAGWRLTRTLPLPAARALFNAGADRAARGNGPGTQRLRRNLRTVVGPDLPEAELDELVRAGLRSYARYWMEAFRLPSQRKEDFLTDFHLEDADEFNAVLKEGNGVVLALPHVANWDAAAAWVVSNGWNLITVAERLKPEGVFERFVAYREKLGMEVVPLTGGERAPLDVLAERAQQGYAVALLADRDLSARGVEVRFFGGRTRMPAGPALLALRTGAPLYAVDLWFTPDRTVGKMRRIALPDPAEGALDHRVQVTTQRLADAFALGIADHPQDWHMLQKMWLDQKPRG from the coding sequence GTGAGCTCCGGGCGCGATCGGCTGACCGAGCTGGGCTACGCCGCCGGCTGGCGGCTGACCCGGACGCTGCCGCTGCCCGCGGCCCGGGCGCTGTTCAACGCCGGCGCCGACCGGGCGGCACGCGGCAACGGCCCGGGCACCCAGCGGCTGCGCCGCAACCTGCGCACGGTCGTCGGCCCCGACCTGCCGGAGGCCGAGCTGGACGAGCTGGTCCGGGCCGGCCTGCGCTCGTACGCGCGGTACTGGATGGAGGCCTTCCGGCTGCCCTCGCAGCGCAAGGAGGACTTCCTCACCGACTTCCACCTCGAGGACGCCGACGAGTTCAACGCCGTGCTCAAGGAGGGCAACGGTGTCGTGCTCGCCCTGCCGCACGTCGCCAACTGGGACGCCGCGGCCGCCTGGGTGGTCTCCAACGGCTGGAACCTGATCACCGTCGCCGAGCGGCTCAAGCCCGAGGGCGTCTTCGAGCGCTTCGTGGCGTACCGGGAGAAGCTCGGCATGGAGGTGGTCCCGCTCACCGGCGGCGAGCGCGCGCCGCTCGACGTGCTCGCGGAGCGGGCCCAGCAGGGTTACGCGGTGGCGCTGCTCGCCGATCGCGACCTGTCCGCGCGCGGCGTCGAGGTGCGGTTCTTCGGCGGCCGCACCCGGATGCCCGCCGGGCCGGCCCTGCTGGCGCTGCGGACCGGCGCGCCGCTCTACGCGGTCGACCTGTGGTTCACGCCGGACCGCACGGTCGGCAAGATGCGCCGCATCGCGCTGCCGGACCCGGCCGAGGGCGCGCTCGACCACCGGGTGCAGGTGACCACCCAGCGGCTGGCCGACGCGTTCGCGCTCGGCATCGCCGACCATCCGCAGGACTGGCACATGCTCCAGAAGATGTGGCTCGACCAGAAGCCCCGGGGCTGA